In Capsicum annuum cultivar UCD-10X-F1 chromosome 11, UCD10Xv1.1, whole genome shotgun sequence, one genomic interval encodes:
- the LOC107847513 gene encoding heterogeneous nuclear ribonucleoprotein F isoform X2, with translation MYYRGNYVDGGDAREMGFKRQRIMDQGSSYYATPPGSSYIYNPPPPPPPPAYSYHGQPPPFPVVRLRGLPFDCSETEIADFLHGLDVIDVLLVHKGGRFTGEAYCVLGYPLQVDFALQRNRQNIGRRYVEVFRSKKEEYYKAIANDVFDSRGGSVPRGRSLDESKELAEHTGVLWLRGLPFSAIKEDVIDFFKDFELPEKSIHITATFEGRPTGEAFVEFASADDSRAAMSKDRMTIGNRYIELFPSSPEELEEAVSRGR, from the exons ATGTATTACAGAGG AAACTACGTTGATGGTGGCGATGCCCGTGAAATGGGGTTCAAAAGGCAACGCATAATGGATCAAGGTTCATCCTATTATGCTACTCCTCCAGGGTCAAGTTATATCTACAATCCTCCTCCACCTCCACCACCCCCGGCATACTCCTACCATGGACAGCCTCCACCATTCCCTGTTGTTCGACTCCGTGGCCTCCCCTTCGATTGCTCGGAGACTGAGATTGCTGATTTCTTGCATGGTTTGGATGTAATTGATGTGCTGCTTGTCCACAAAGGTGGAAGATTTACAGGGGAAGCGTATTGTGTTTTGGGGTACCCTCTTCAAGTTGATTTTGCTCTTCAGAGAAACAGGCAGAATATTGGAAGGAGATATGTTGAGGTTTTCAGAAGCAAGAAGGAGGAATACTATAAGGCTATTGCTAATGACGTTTTTGATTCTCGTGGTGGTTCAGTTCCGAGGGGTAGATCTCTTGATGAAAGCAAAGAACTAGCGGAACACACTGGTGTATTATGGCTGAGGGGATTGCCATTCTCAGCTATCAAGGAagatgttattgatttctttaaAGATTTTGAACTTCCGGAAAAATCAATCCATATAACAGCTACTTTTGAGGGTAGACCAACGGGGGAAGCATTTGTTGAATTTGCTAGTGCAGATGATTCAAGGGCTGCAATGTCCAAGGATAGGATGACAATAGGGAATCGCTACATAGAGCTTTTCCCTTCATCGCCTGAGGAGTTGGAGGAAGCAGTTTCACGGGGCAGGTGA